A stretch of DNA from Rhizoctonia solani chromosome 9, complete sequence:
GCTGCCTTCGGCTTCCTCTTTCTTCGCGAAGCCGTGTCATGGAAGCAAGCCGTAGCAGGACGTAAGCCTTATCTCTACACCGTATATTAAGACTGATCATATCGTTTTTGGACAGTTGCCTCACTTGCTGGTGTGGTGTTGATTGCCAAACCCACATCCTTGTTTGGGGGGAGTGATCGCGCAGACACCGGAGCCGGAGCTGGGGGTCCTGTTGTTACGAGCCGAACGCATGGTCGCTGTTGGGTACGTTCTTTTCCACCCCGAGTTAATCGACTAACTCGATGATCCAGCGTGGCTATGCTAGGCGTTCTTGGTGCTTCAGctgcatgtatgcgtcaaAGTCTTATGTTTTACCTTGAAAAATCATGCTAAAAACGACATGCTCTACCAGATATCTCCCTTCGAGTCATTGGAAAGCGGGCTCATCCCATGCACACGATGTCGTACTTCTCGGTTTGGTGTGTGCTGGTCTCGGTGGTCGCAGGAATCGCGACGCATGGGCAATGGGTCTTCCTCGTCAGTGGACTTGGATTGGAATGCTTATCATTGTCGGATTGTTTGGGTTTCTCGCACAGGTTCGCTAGATTATATCGTGTTCCACTCCTTAATTAAATACTGACCACCTATTCCAGCTATTCTTGACTCTGGGTCTTCAACGCGAAACTGCGTCCCGAGGATCTATGGTACTCTATATCCAGATTGTGTTCTCTCTCATATTTGAGCGCATCGCATTTGGCGTGAGCCCATCGGGGTTGAGTCTGTAGGAACCTGCGTAATCATTGCAAGTGCTATTTTCGTTGCGGTAAATATCATCATTAGCAACATGCTACATTTTTACTGATTCCATATTACAGCTGAACAAACCTTCAAAGAGAACAGAGATCCAGCTAACACACGAGTCTACTGCTATGTGGAACCTGGCCGCTGTCGAGGAAGCAAGAGGCTATTGGACGGGGACGAACAAAAAGAAGAAATTGAAATAGAGAGGCAGAGAATGTTTCCGATCAATCCCAGGTGGATAAAAAACCAGAACAAATCGACGCTCGCCAACATCAGCGGACAGCTAGTGGAAGCAGCTCTGCGTAGACTGGCCCACGACACGAACTATAGAGTTTGTTGTTTCAATCATTTCAGATTTCTAGATTTGGGACGTGGCATGTAGTATTGCTTGGTGCATGTCTT
This window harbors:
- a CDS encoding integral membrane family protein, which gives rise to MAPATTSRSSQSLDTSAERRAFIPSPVPTEDGPTTVQNKPSALQNSSNATKFLTALDDPVPTSKFFGLFGLLFPPLHVSFGRNGLTFLAPTVTAAFGFLFLREAVSWKQAVAGLASLAGVVLIAKPTSLFGGSDRADTGAGAGGPVVTSRTHGRCWRGYARRSWCFSCIYLPSSHWKAGSSHAHDVVLLGLVCAGLGGRRNRDAWAMGLPRQWTWIGMLIIVGLFGFLAQLFLTLGLQRETASRGSMVLYIQIVFSLIFERIAFGVSPSGLTEQTFKENRDPANTRVYCYVEPGRCRGSKRLLDGDEQKEEIEIERQRMFPINPRWIKNQNKSTLANISGQLVEAALRRLAHDTNYRTGAPGRVWLSVGYCGPRTPDYGTPDCDSKYTWDNDKLCCQPKRY